The Henningerozyma blattae CBS 6284 chromosome 7, complete genome region GGCAAGCATTGAAAAATCCATCGAAAACGGAAGTCTTCATTGACATTTCTGCTACTTGAATAGAATTCAAACCTTGACTATTTATCAGAGCATTTTTAGAAGGGATTGCTAAAGCACTGATTAATGCATCAAATAGCAAGttatttttgaaagtttttggtcttttattttctccTGTTGTAACAAATGAATtgcttttaataatgaaatttccATGACTGGGAACAAACCCATCTTTTAAACCATTTAGAAGAAAGTTATTTACTAAGTTATCCATTGACTCGATTcttctattaatttcaaattggCTATCACCACCTAAGTTTACcgtaattgtttttttcagaAAATTATCTAACTTTGAGCAATcatgatttaatttaatatcattaaaaagaatagCTTCGCCAACAGTACATTTCATCGATTTAAGTTCACCAAAATAATCTCGACTGCTAACTTTACTAGGAATTGTAGGACTAAATGTTGGGGAATAAATACTCTCAATGCCTTTTGgtaatttcaaaaactCTAATAGCTTTGAATTTTCTTGAATAGAGATACCATTAAATGAGGATTCATCATATTTCATTACAATCACTTTTGAATCAATATTCTgtcttttgtttttattattatgtatACTGATTGCATTAATAGCATCACCAGAGCAATTCCCATTGATAATTAATAGCAATGATTTACTTTCCCTTGTTGCATAATTTATAGCAGGTAAGATATATCTTGCATCTACTAATGATCCGTCGTAGACAAGAGTCAGTAGAGGTTTGTcattaaaagataatagTTTCTTTTTCGGTATATCAATTGACCTTAGATATGGCTCATTGCCTTGAATAATTCCGGTTGGGAATTGATATCCATCTGATATAGTAATAGAATCTTCTCTTGTTTTCcctttttggaaaataatagatgTGTCCGAGTATATTTTGTAATCAATTGGTTTTAAGATTTGTTGGATAGTATCAAAATCCTTCTGAGAATTCgatagtttttttattagtatatCAATTTGCTTTGGTTTGATATTCGTAACTCTATTGTCTTTAATAAACTTTCTAATCATTTCAATGGACAAATGGATATGTTTAATCGTATCAGTTGTCGGATTTTTCCTTATCCCTTCTAAGATATAACGAGATAGAGTAGTGCTTAAAGGTGTTAGGTTACCTCGGTTacattctaaaaaaaattgtaagcCTAGCTGTGATAGTCTGTTTTCTGGATTAGACAGTTGCTCTTTAATTGAGCttgtaatttcatttttctgTTGATCTataagaaaattttttacaaCATGTTCTAATCTTGTAGATTCTTGTGATGATAAGGATTCAGGAGTTCTCTTGTATTTACTTTTATAAAGTAAAGTCTTATTATgagatgaagaatttaggatatcatctaataatgTAATACTTTTTGTTAAGGAATTTATGGTTTCAACATTGGAAAGGTTGTGGATTGGAGTTTGCAGCGTTGTGATAGAACGGATTGCCGATAACTGCAGGAGATTAGTATATACTTTACTAGTCCTTaacattatttattttaacaTTAAATTAATCCTAATTTAGAAAAGCAACAGGC contains the following coding sequences:
- the TCM62 gene encoding Tcm62p (similar to Saccharomyces cerevisiae TCM62 (YBR044C); ancestral locus Anc_3.247), whose protein sequence is MLRTSKVYTNLLQLSAIRSITTLQTPIHNLSNVETINSLTKSITLLDDILNSSSHNKTLLYKSKYKRTPESLSSQESTRLEHVVKNFLIDQQKNEITSSIKEQLSNPENRLSQLGLQFFLECNRGNLTPLSTTLSRYILEGIRKNPTTDTIKHIHLSIEMIRKFIKDNRVTNIKPKQIDILIKKLSNSQKDFDTIQQILKPIDYKIYSDTSIIFQKGKTREDSITISDGYQFPTGIIQGNEPYLRSIDIPKKKLLSFNDKPLLTLVYDGSLVDARYILPAINYATRESKSLLLIINGNCSGDAINAISIHNNKNKRQNIDSKVIVMKYDESSFNGISIQENSKLLEFLKLPKGIESIYSPTFSPTIPSKVSSRDYFGELKSMKCTVGEAILFNDIKLNHDCSKLDNFLKKTITVNLGGDSQFEINRRIESMDNLVNNFLLNGLKDGFVPSHGNFIIKSNSFVTTGENKRPKTFKNNLLFDALISALAIPSKNALINSQGLNSIQVAEMSMKTSVFDGFFNACLSHEDHALQDVRQLGILEPWNKMDETLYNVSTMIRLLYSCSTIISGIFEKPKKR